Proteins from a genomic interval of Gossypium hirsutum isolate 1008001.06 chromosome A09, Gossypium_hirsutum_v2.1, whole genome shotgun sequence:
- the LOC107889358 gene encoding uncharacterized protein isoform X2 → MDLLLSISLFSCFFSAPFCFFFFVSFFFVCYCLRLFWFSVVVLQVMGRWDGVRWWQQLFFLLLVAILLIQALLHASAFSNNANSLPNIANMHAPGGAGRHRGRRFVREHAKHAVRNATAFLRVLTATRVPAPAMPNSKPMGISSSAPDF, encoded by the exons ATGGATTTGCTATTATCTATTTCCTTGTTCTCTTGCTTCTTTTCTGcccctttttgttttttcttctttgtttcttttttttttgtttgctaCTGTTTGCGTTTGTTTTGGTTCTCTGTTGTTGTTTTGCAGGTGATGGGACGATGGGATGGGGTTAGGTGGTGGCAGCAG CTCTTCTTCCTCCTTCTAGTTGCCATCCTCCTTATACAG GCTTTGCTGCACGCTTCTGCATTTAGCAATAATGCTAACTCTCTGCCAAAT ATTGCAAATATGCATGCTCCAGGCGGTGCAGGAAGGCATCGAGGAAGAAGGTTTGTGAGAGAGCATGCAAAACATGCTGTAAGAAATGCCACTGCGTTCCTCCGGGTACTTACGGCCACAAGAGTGCCTGCCCCTGCTATGCCAAACTCAAAACCCATGGGAATAAGCTCAAGTGCCCCTGATTTCTAA
- the LOC107889358 gene encoding gibberellin-regulated protein 9 isoform X1 yields the protein MDLLLSISLFSCFFSAPFCFFFFVSFFFVCYCLRLFWFSVVVLQVMGRWDGVRWWQQLFFLLLVAILLIQALLHASAFSNNANSLPNMNEGSDTVALTKKYHKKINCKYACSRRCRKASRKKVCERACKTCCKKCHCVPPGTYGHKSACPCYAKLKTHGNKLKCP from the exons ATGGATTTGCTATTATCTATTTCCTTGTTCTCTTGCTTCTTTTCTGcccctttttgttttttcttctttgtttcttttttttttgtttgctaCTGTTTGCGTTTGTTTTGGTTCTCTGTTGTTGTTTTGCAGGTGATGGGACGATGGGATGGGGTTAGGTGGTGGCAGCAG CTCTTCTTCCTCCTTCTAGTTGCCATCCTCCTTATACAG GCTTTGCTGCACGCTTCTGCATTTAGCAATAATGCTAACTCTCTGCCAAAT ATGAATGAAGGAAGTGATACAGTGGCTCTTACTAAAAAGTATCACAAGAAAATCA ATTGCAAATATGCATGCTCCAGGCGGTGCAGGAAGGCATCGAGGAAGAAGGTTTGTGAGAGAGCATGCAAAACATGCTGTAAGAAATGCCACTGCGTTCCTCCGGGTACTTACGGCCACAAGAGTGCCTGCCCCTGCTATGCCAAACTCAAAACCCATGGGAATAAGCTCAAGTGCCCCTGA
- the LOC107890087 gene encoding prostatic spermine-binding protein-like — MIVVAIVTIHNFIRKHVGRNDADFMEYEDINRAYENIIDSENAHGQESDNDDNDDDDDNDDNDDDDADFMEYEDINRAYENIIDSENAHGIESDNDDNDDDDDDGNDDASSNSFLASITYARGVPIWIVGDGTTIDSDGSLRLLSNEALHLVNDFGAVVWDFGTTNQGVSSASLEDSGEL; from the exons ATGATCGTTGTTGCTATAGTGACGATACACAATTTTATTCGAAAACATGTCGGTCGAAATGATGCAGATTTTATGGAATACGAAGATATTAATAGGGCATATGAGAATATTATTGATTCAGAAAATGCGCATGGTCAAGAAAGTGATAATGATGATAACGATGATGACGATGATAATGATGATAACGATGATGACGATGCAGATTTTATGGAATACGAAGATATTAATAGGGCATATGAGAATATTATTGATTCAGAAAATGCGCATGGTATAGAAAGTGATAATGATGATAACgatgatgacgatgatgatgGTAATGATGACG CTTCCTCCAACTCTTTCCTCGCTTCCATCACGTATGCACGTGGGGTTCCTATTTGGATTGTTGGAGATGGCACCACCATTGACTCTGATGGTTCCCTCCGTCTACTCTCTAACGAAGCCCTTCATCTTGTCAATGATTTTGGTGCTGTTGTCTGGGACTTTGGCACCACCAACCAGGGTGTTTCCTCTGCTTCCTTGGAAGACTCTGGGGAACTCTAG
- the LOC107889358 gene encoding uncharacterized protein isoform X4: MGRWDGVRWWQQLFFLLLVAILLIQALLHASAFSNNANSLPNIANMHAPGGAGRHRGRRFVREHAKHAVRNATAFLRVLTATRVPAPAMPNSKPMGISSSAPDF; the protein is encoded by the exons ATGGGACGATGGGATGGGGTTAGGTGGTGGCAGCAG CTCTTCTTCCTCCTTCTAGTTGCCATCCTCCTTATACAG GCTTTGCTGCACGCTTCTGCATTTAGCAATAATGCTAACTCTCTGCCAAAT ATTGCAAATATGCATGCTCCAGGCGGTGCAGGAAGGCATCGAGGAAGAAGGTTTGTGAGAGAGCATGCAAAACATGCTGTAAGAAATGCCACTGCGTTCCTCCGGGTACTTACGGCCACAAGAGTGCCTGCCCCTGCTATGCCAAACTCAAAACCCATGGGAATAAGCTCAAGTGCCCCTGATTTCTAA
- the LOC107889358 gene encoding gibberellin-regulated protein 9 isoform X3, which produces MGRWDGVRWWQQLFFLLLVAILLIQALLHASAFSNNANSLPNMNEGSDTVALTKKYHKKINCKYACSRRCRKASRKKVCERACKTCCKKCHCVPPGTYGHKSACPCYAKLKTHGNKLKCP; this is translated from the exons ATGGGACGATGGGATGGGGTTAGGTGGTGGCAGCAG CTCTTCTTCCTCCTTCTAGTTGCCATCCTCCTTATACAG GCTTTGCTGCACGCTTCTGCATTTAGCAATAATGCTAACTCTCTGCCAAAT ATGAATGAAGGAAGTGATACAGTGGCTCTTACTAAAAAGTATCACAAGAAAATCA ATTGCAAATATGCATGCTCCAGGCGGTGCAGGAAGGCATCGAGGAAGAAGGTTTGTGAGAGAGCATGCAAAACATGCTGTAAGAAATGCCACTGCGTTCCTCCGGGTACTTACGGCCACAAGAGTGCCTGCCCCTGCTATGCCAAACTCAAAACCCATGGGAATAAGCTCAAGTGCCCCTGA